The sequence AGCGCCTCGACGCGGTCGCGCAGCTTCGCACGCAGGGCGTCGTCGAAGTCCGGCTTGAGCGCCTCGGCGATGACGTCGGCGACCTCGGTGAAGTCCTCGGCCTGGAAGCCGCGGGTGGCCAGCGCCGGGGTGCCGATGCGCAGGCCCGACGTGATCATCGGCGGGCGCGGGTCGAACGGGACGGCGTTGCGGTTGACCGTGATGCCGACCTCGTGCAGCCGGTCCTCGGCCTGCTGACCATCCAGAGTGGACTGGACGAGGTCGACCAGCACCAGGTGGACGTCGGTGCCGCCGGTCAGGACGCGCACACCGGCGTCCGCGCAGTCCGACTGCGACAGCCGCGAAGCCAGGATCCGCGAGCCTTCGAGGGTCCGCTCCTGACGCTCGCGAAACTCCTCGCTCGCGGCGATCTTCAGCGCGACGGCCTTGGCCGCGATGACGTGCTCCAGCGGCCCGCCCTGCTGGCCAGGGAACACGGCCGAGTTGATCTTCTTCGCCAGCTCCTCGCGGCTGAGGATGAGACCGCCGCGCGGGCCGCCGAGGGTCTTGTGCGTGGTCGTGGTGACGATGTCGGCGTGCGGCACCGGCGACGGGTGCAGCCCGGCCGCGACCAGCCCGGCGAAGTGCGCCATGTCCACCATCAGCT is a genomic window of Amycolatopsis lexingtonensis containing:
- the glyA gene encoding serine hydroxymethyltransferase gives rise to the protein MPTFDAHLADVDPEVAAAVADELTRQQSTLEMIASENFAPVGVLEAQGSVLTNKYAEGYPGRRYYGGCEHVDVVEQLAIDRAKALFGAEHANVQPHSGAQANAAAMFAVLKPGDTILGLDLAHGGHLTHGMKINFSGKLYNVVAYHVDKETGIVDLAEIERLAVEHEPKLIIAGWSAYPRQLDFAEFRRIADKVGAKLMVDMAHFAGLVAAGLHPSPVPHADIVTTTTHKTLGGPRGGLILSREELAKKINSAVFPGQQGGPLEHVIAAKAVALKIAASEEFRERQERTLEGSRILASRLSQSDCADAGVRVLTGGTDVHLVLVDLVQSTLDGQQAEDRLHEVGITVNRNAVPFDPRPPMITSGLRIGTPALATRGFQAEDFTEVADVIAEALKPDFDDALRAKLRDRVEALAAKHPLYAGLSR